The Lichenihabitans psoromatis genomic interval ATCGCAGGCCACGACCTCGCGCACATGCGGCGCGGCGCGGTAGCTGACGTGACCGCCGCCGCAGCCGAGATCGAGCACGCGGGACTCGCTGGCGCCGCGCACGAAGGCTTCAATCTGGTCGAGATCGGCGCCACCGCTATGCACCGCGCTCGTCACGTAGGCCGACGCGCGCGGCGCGTAATGGTCGACAACGAAGTCATGTTGGCTTTGGGTCTGGCTCATGGGGGATCCTCCTCGGTCCGGACGTATCTGGCGCTTGTGAGAAACGGGAACAAGTTGGCAGCTTATCCTGGTATAAGCTGCACCAGAATGTCCTCCCGTGACGATCATCGACGCCTGCTCGGCGCTTTCCTCCGTCGCCATCGCGAGCGGCTGACGGCTGCCGATGTCGGTCTCGCCCCGGCCCGCCATGGTCGACGGCGGACACCCGGGCTTCGCCGCGAGGAGGTGGCGCAGATCTGTGGCATGAGCCCGACCTGGTATGCCTGGATCGAGCAGGGGCGCGACATCTCGGTCTCGCCGGCCGCCCTCGCTCGCATGGCGGATGCGCTGCATCTGACGCTGGCCGAGCGGGCCTACCTCTTCGAACTGACCGAAAAGCGGGATCCCGCCGCCTTAACCGACGAGCAGACCGATGCGGGACCGATCGCAGTCTTGCAGCAGGCGCTCGACGCCTCGTCGGCGCCCGCCTACCTGCTCGACCGGCTCTGGGCCATTCGCGCCTGGAACGCACCGGCCGCCGATCTATTCGCCGAATGGATCGACGGACACGAGCCATGCCTGCTCGGTTTTGTGTTCCTGTCACCCGCAGCGCGGCGCTTGATTCCGGATTGGGATCATCGTGCCCGCCGCATCGTCGCCGAGTTCCGGGCCGACACCGGCCGCAGTCGGGACGATCCGGCGCTTCAAGCCTTGGTGGCTCGATTGAGCGAGGCGAGTGCCGCTTTCGCGGCCCTCTGGGCCGATCAGGCGGTGCTGGCGCGCGAAGGCGGCGAACGGTCGTTCGACCACCCGGATCACGGCTTGCGGCATTACGAGCAAGTCACACTCGCGCCGGCCGGTTTTCCAGGCCACAAGCTCGTGATGTTGGTGGATAAGGGCGCGATCTAGCGATTGTCGATTTCGGCGATCTTACGAGCGAGCGCCGAGGTTGCGGCCGGAATGTGCCCCAGCAAGCTGAAGGCGGTGTTCCGAACCGCTTGCGCAGGTCCGGAGCGCAACAAGCCGAGTCGCGTGATCCTGTCGGTGGTCTTGACCACGTCCTCGGCGATTGCATGCCTTGCCTTTGCCCAGGCATCGATACCGCCGTCGTCGCCGGACCTGACTGCCTCGATCAGGGGCACTGCGAGAGCGATCGCATCCTGGATGCCGGTGTTCCATGCCTTGACCTCCGGCCGGGCTATGCACATGAGCGGCATCTCCGCACAGCAGCACGCGACCTTTTCGCGGCATATCACTGATGCGATGGTGAACCCGGAACCGGGAACTCCAGATGAGATCGTGAACCCGAATGGCGCTCGACGTCGCCGGCCCACGTTGGCGGAGGATCGCTTCGATGGCGTCGGTCGTGGGATGCTCGGGCGCATGGGTCACGGTCGCGACAACGCGAAATCTATCGTCCGGCAGCGGCGCCACCACCATCAGACCATCAGGTGAGAGAAAAAGGTCGACCTCGTCGCGAGGGAGCGGCCAGTCCATCCGCACATCCGCAAGGACGAAATCCTGAGGATATGCGGCGCCGGCAAAACCGATGCCGCTCTGCTCACGAACGATCGAGTTCATGCCGTCGCAACCGATCAACCACTTTGTCTCGATCGTCCGGGTCGATCCATCGATCATCATATCGACGGCCGCCCCTAACGGGCCCTGCCGGACGGTCGTGACGTCGACTGGCCGAACCACGTCGCCGCCGAGGCTGTGAAGACGATCCAGAAGCACCGCTTCGGTCTTGTTCTGAGGACAGAGAAGCGCATAGGGGTATCGCGTCGGCAGGTCGGCGAAGTCGACGCTCAGCAGGAGATTGTCGCGATCTCGAACCTGAAAGGTCGATACAATCAAGCCGATGCCAAGCAGCGCCTCGGTAGCGCCGAGCGGTTCGAGCACTTCGAGCGTGCGGGCATGCACGACCGCGGCGCGCGACGTGTTGGCGCCCTCGGTCTGACGGTCAATCAAAAGCGCCGACGCGCCTAGACGCCGGAGTTCCGCCGCAAGCGCAAGCCCGCTTGGGCCTGCGCCCACGATGAGGATGTCGGTCGAACTTGGAAGGGATTGCATTTTGCGGCCCTCGCTGATGTAAACATGCGTTTACATACACAAGGCTTAGATAAATGCAAACGCTTGTTTGCTTTCCAAAAGATGGAATGCCCATTGCTCGATCCCGTCCACGCCGCCGTTCGACCGCTTCGGTCGCAGCCCACTCGAGATCGTATTCTGCTTGCTGCCCGTAAGATCTTTGCGAGCGACGGCTATGAGCGGACGACAATCCGTGCCGTCGCCACGGAAGCCGCGATCAATCCCGCGATGGTGATGCGCTATTACGGCGACAAGGACGGTCTCTTCGCGGCCGCGGTTGCGTTCGATCTACGTCTGCCAGATTTGAGCGCTGTTCCGTTCGAGACGATCGGTCGGACGTTGGCGCGCCACGTGCTGACGCGGTGGGAAGGCGACGGTGCTGGTGACGAATTGCCTGCGCTGTTGCGTGCTGCGGCCTCGCATCCGGCGGCCCAAGCCAAGGCGACCGACATTTTCGATCGACAGCTTTTGGCGACGTTGAACCCAGTGATCGTCGATCCAGCGCAAGCCGTGACCTGCGCGGCCCTGATCGCGTCCCAGGTCCTCGGCCTCGCGTTCACACGCTACGTGCTGCGGTTGCCGGCCGTCGTGGCGATCCCGCGATCGACCGTGATCGAGAGGGTCGGCGCGACGCTGCAGTCTTACGTCGACGCGGCTCGGAGCGTGACTTAAATTCCCCGTCCCATCGGGAACGGCATATAGCCGACGAAGCTCGCGATCTTCCACTCGCCCGTCTGCTTGGTGCAGAAATAGAGTGTCTGCCAATTCAGGGTGTCGATCCCGCCATCGGCCTTGGCGACGGTGCCGTCGAACTTCTTATGCGCCACGGCGCGCTCGCCCGACACCTCGATGAAGTGCAGGTTGGTGGCGCGGAACAGCGCCGCCCGGAGGGGCTCGGCATAGTGGGTCGTCGCGGTGTCGGCCGCTTGGCGCAGCCATTCGTCGCGATAGGTCGCAAGATCCGGAAAGCCCAAGCGCCAGCTATCAGGATTAGCGGATTTACCAGCATTCAGCCCGAAGAAGCCGGCGGCAAGAAAGTCGGGTTCGGTCATCGACCAATCGGCGGCCAGGAACGCATCGATGTCGCGATGGACCAGCATGTCCCAGATGGCGCGGCGGTCGGGATCGTTCGGAAAGGGGTTCTGTTCGGGTGACATGAGCGCGTCCGGTGTGAGCGAAAAAGGAAGGTCAGACGACACGGCCGCGCGCCGCGACCGCGACGGTCTCGACGATGGTGTCGCCCTCGATGAGCGTGACCTCGTCGAAGAGGTTCGAGACCACGCAGCAATGGTTCGGGATGATGCGAAGGCGCTCGCCGAGGGCCGGTTTTGCCGCGCAGGCCGAGAGATCGACGATGCCATGTTCCTCGCTGAGGCTCCTGACCACGGCATCGGGGTAGCCGACCACATAGCCGTAGCCATCGAGGCCGAGGGTGTCGCTCGTCAGCGCTTTCGAACCAGCGTCGATGATGGCGCGGTCGTCGGTCGGGCGGCTGACCACGGTGGTCAGCACCGTCAAGGCGCAATCCTCCAGCGTGCCGACCGAGCGTGTCACCTGGAAGCGATCGAGATAGATGTAGGTCCCAGGCCGATGTTCGGTCGCGGCCGCGACCTCATGGGCGCGCCAAAGGTCGGGTGTGCCGCCGTTGGACACGATCGCGGGCCGCAGGTTCGCTTTGGTGAGCAGGTCGACGGCAGCCGCCAGCCAGGTCGCGTTGGTTTCGACCGCGCCGGCGGCCGGGTAGGTCATCAACCCGGCGAAGCTCAACCCCGGCGACGCCGCGATGGCGCGGGCGAGCGTCAGCGCTTCGGCCGGGCTCTGGACGCCGCAACGGCCCATGCCGGTGTCGCATTCGACCAGCACCGGCAGGGGCTTGGCGCTCGACATGAAGGCGGCACTGAGCCCCTCGACCGTGGCGGCGCTGTCGGCCGTGACCGAGAGATTGACCCTGTTGGCCAGCGCGACGAGGCGGGTCAGCTTTTGCGTGCCGATGATATTGTAGGGCAGGAAGATCTCGGTCACCCCGCCGTCGGCCATGGCCTCAGCCTCGCCGATCTTCTGGCAGGTAATGCCGATCGCACCGAGCTCCATCTGCCGCTTGGCGAAACGCGGCAGCTTGTGGGTCTTGACGTGGGGCCGCAACGGCAGCCGATGCGCGTCGGCATAATCCTGCGCCCGCTTGAGGTTGGCTTCGACGCGGGGCAGGTCGATCAGAACCGCGGGCGTCTCGATTTCCGAGAGGGTCATGGCTCAGTCTCCGAGCGGGAGTTGGTCGGCATTGCTTCGGCCGAGGCTCTGGTGGTGTTTGATGCGTCGCATGCCTTCGAGGGCCGGCGGCCCGATGCGCTTGGCCACGACGGCGGCCAGCATGTCGGTCAAGGCCAGTAGCGCATAGCGGGCCGGGGAGGGAAGATAGACGTCCCTGTCCTCCTCGATCCGGAACGGCAGGACGATTTCGGCGACGCCGGCAAGCGAGGAGCCCGGCGCCGTGATAGCGATCGTGCGGGCACCATAGAGGCCAGCGATCCCGATCGCATCGACCACGCTGCGAACCTCGCCCGACACCGAATAGGCCACCATCACGGTTCCGGGCTGAGCTGCAGCCGCCGTCATCTGCTGCATTTCGCCGTCGATATGCGACGAGATGGATAGACCGAGGCGGAACAGGCGGTTCTCGAGTTCGGTGGCGGCCAACGACGAGGAGCCGCCCGATCCATAGGCGCGGATCATCCGGGCCGACGTCAGGAGCGCGGCCGCAAGCCCCAGCGCCTCGACATCGACCGCGCCACACACGCGCTCGATCGCGTCGCAGGCATGAGCCGAGATCGCCGAGGGAATACTGTCGCCGGCCACACGACCGGAGGAGGCTGCCTCGAGATAGCGGCCGGCCGAGGCGACCGACTGGGCCAGCCTGACCTTGAAGTCGCGCAACCCATCGCAGCCGAGCGTGCGGCAGAACCGCGTCACAGTGGGTTCGCTGACGCCGGCGCGTTCGGCCAGCCGGGCGATGGCCGCACGCGTCGCAAATTCCGGGTCTGCCAGCACGACGGCGGCAACGCGCCGGTCGGAGGGGCTGCCGGTTTCGCCAAGCGCGTGCAAGCGGGCCACGATATCGATGGCACGAGGGTTGCCGGGGTTCAGAGCCGCTCGCCCGTTTGCGCGTCGAAGACATGGACGAGCGCCGGATCGACGTCGAGCATCAGGGTGCTGCCGGGCTTCGGCGACACGCGCTCGCGGAACACACAGCGGACCTCGACGTCGGCGATGGTGCCGAAAAGATGCGTTTCCGCGCCGGTCGGCTCGACCACCGAGACGATGTAGGGGAAGCCCGTGCCGGTCGAAGCGAGCCGATAATGCTCTGGCCGGATGCCGATCTCGACGGTCTGACCCGATACGGCGTCGGTCGCGCCCAGCGGCAGCGTGAATCCCGCCTTGGTGCGGAGACGGGGCAGCCCATCGCCGCGCTCGATGACGCCGGGGATGAAGCTCATGGCGGGTGAGCCGAGGAATCCCGCGACGAACTTGTTGACGGGAAGGTCATAGAGTTCGAGCGGTGAACCGACCTGTTCGATCCGGCCGCCGTTCATTACCACGATACGGTCCGCCATGGTCATGGCTTCGATCTGATCGTGCGTCACATAGACGATGGTGGTCTTCAGCAGTTGATGCAGCGCCTTGATCTCGGTCCGCATCTGCACCCGGAGCTTGGCGTCGAGGTTCGACAAAGGTTCGTCGAAGAGAAACAGATCCGGCTCGCGCACGATGGTGCGGCCCATGGCGACGCGTTGGCGTTGACCCCCCGACAATTGGCGCGGCAGGCGATCGAGATAGGGCGCGAGGTTGAGGGTGCTGGCGGCTTTGTCGACCTTGCCGGCAATGGCGGCGGCCGTCTCGTGCCGGATGCGTGGCCCGAAGCCGACATTCTGCCCGACCGTCATATGCGGGAAGAGCGCGTAGCTCTGGAACACCATGGAGATATTGCGTTGCTGGGGCGGCAGCGTGTTGGCGAGCCGGTCGCCGATCCACATCTCGCCGCTGGAGATGTCGTCGAGACCGGCGATCATGCGGAGCAGGGTCGATTTCCCGCAACCCGAGGGGCCGACCAGAACCACGAATTCGCCATTGGCGACCGCGAGGTCGATCCCATGCAGCACGGCGACGGGTCCATAGGCTTTGACCAGGCGCTTGATATTCAGTGCGGCCATGTCAGGCGCTCCCCTCGATGACGTCTTTGACGAAGCGATAATTGCCGGCCGTCAGCCCGGCATCGACGGGAAGCACGGCCCCGGTGATGCCAGA includes:
- a CDS encoding helix-turn-helix transcriptional regulator, whose amino-acid sequence is MSSRDDHRRLLGAFLRRHRERLTAADVGLAPARHGRRRTPGLRREEVAQICGMSPTWYAWIEQGRDISVSPAALARMADALHLTLAERAYLFELTEKRDPAALTDEQTDAGPIAVLQQALDASSAPAYLLDRLWAIRAWNAPAADLFAEWIDGHEPCLLGFVFLSPAARRLIPDWDHRARRIVAEFRADTGRSRDDPALQALVARLSEASAAFAALWADQAVLAREGGERSFDHPDHGLRHYEQVTLAPAGFPGHKLVMLVDKGAI
- a CDS encoding FAD-dependent oxidoreductase; the encoded protein is MPLMCIARPEVKAWNTGIQDAIALAVPLIEAVRSGDDGGIDAWAKARHAIAEDVVKTTDRITRLGLLRSGPAQAVRNTAFSLLGHIPAATSALARKIAEIDNR
- a CDS encoding TetR/AcrR family transcriptional regulator — translated: MLDPVHAAVRPLRSQPTRDRILLAARKIFASDGYERTTIRAVATEAAINPAMVMRYYGDKDGLFAAAVAFDLRLPDLSAVPFETIGRTLARHVLTRWEGDGAGDELPALLRAAASHPAAQAKATDIFDRQLLATLNPVIVDPAQAVTCAALIASQVLGLAFTRYVLRLPAVVAIPRSTVIERVGATLQSYVDAARSVT
- a CDS encoding D-TA family PLP-dependent enzyme, with the protein product MTLSEIETPAVLIDLPRVEANLKRAQDYADAHRLPLRPHVKTHKLPRFAKRQMELGAIGITCQKIGEAEAMADGGVTEIFLPYNIIGTQKLTRLVALANRVNLSVTADSAATVEGLSAAFMSSAKPLPVLVECDTGMGRCGVQSPAEALTLARAIAASPGLSFAGLMTYPAAGAVETNATWLAAAVDLLTKANLRPAIVSNGGTPDLWRAHEVAAATEHRPGTYIYLDRFQVTRSVGTLEDCALTVLTTVVSRPTDDRAIIDAGSKALTSDTLGLDGYGYVVGYPDAVVRSLSEEHGIVDLSACAAKPALGERLRIIPNHCCVVSNLFDEVTLIEGDTIVETVAVAARGRVV
- a CDS encoding MurR/RpiR family transcriptional regulator; this encodes MARLHALGETGSPSDRRVAAVVLADPEFATRAAIARLAERAGVSEPTVTRFCRTLGCDGLRDFKVRLAQSVASAGRYLEAASSGRVAGDSIPSAISAHACDAIERVCGAVDVEALGLAAALLTSARMIRAYGSGGSSSLAATELENRLFRLGLSISSHIDGEMQQMTAAAAQPGTVMVAYSVSGEVRSVVDAIGIAGLYGARTIAITAPGSSLAGVAEIVLPFRIEEDRDVYLPSPARYALLALTDMLAAVVAKRIGPPALEGMRRIKHHQSLGRSNADQLPLGD
- a CDS encoding ABC transporter ATP-binding protein, whose translation is MAALNIKRLVKAYGPVAVLHGIDLAVANGEFVVLVGPSGCGKSTLLRMIAGLDDISSGEMWIGDRLANTLPPQQRNISMVFQSYALFPHMTVGQNVGFGPRIRHETAAAIAGKVDKAASTLNLAPYLDRLPRQLSGGQRQRVAMGRTIVREPDLFLFDEPLSNLDAKLRVQMRTEIKALHQLLKTTIVYVTHDQIEAMTMADRIVVMNGGRIEQVGSPLELYDLPVNKFVAGFLGSPAMSFIPGVIERGDGLPRLRTKAGFTLPLGATDAVSGQTVEIGIRPEHYRLASTGTGFPYIVSVVEPTGAETHLFGTIADVEVRCVFRERVSPKPGSTLMLDVDPALVHVFDAQTGERL